The following proteins are co-located in the Gloeocapsa sp. PCC 7428 genome:
- a CDS encoding methyltransferase: protein MSQANLKTKPKKPPIGLIQAMMNITSSLQNFRAKMMPPQVAMVEMINAYQVSQAIYVAAKLGIADLLKDQAKSSKELAQLTGMHEPSLYRLLRSLASFGIFAEDENRRFSLTPLAATLQTDTPDSVRAWAIMSGEKWHWDLWGNLIESVKTGKTAVEYTFGKPNIFEYFVQNPQAGNNFDEAMTNLASMNNSAIATGYDFSGIAKLVDIGGGYGSHLSTILKAYPATKGVLFDQPSVITGAKEFIEVNGLADRCELVAGDFFQSVPSGGDAYLLKTVIHDWDEPQAIAILKNCRRAMAEHSKLLLVEAVIPPGNTPYFGKLLDLEMLTTSGGRERTEAEYRTLFDAAGFKLTKVFATASPWKVIEGVGC, encoded by the coding sequence ATGTCTCAAGCTAATCTCAAAACAAAACCAAAAAAGCCTCCCATCGGACTGATTCAAGCAATGATGAATATCACCAGTTCATTGCAGAATTTCAGAGCCAAAATGATGCCACCGCAAGTGGCGATGGTGGAGATGATCAATGCTTACCAAGTCTCGCAGGCAATTTATGTCGCAGCCAAACTAGGAATTGCTGATTTACTAAAAGATCAAGCCAAAAGCAGCAAGGAGTTGGCACAGCTAACCGGAATGCACGAACCGTCACTTTATCGCTTGTTGCGATCGCTTGCCAGTTTCGGTATCTTTGCTGAAGACGAAAACAGGCGCTTTAGCTTAACACCACTCGCCGCGACATTACAAACTGACACCCCCGACTCAGTACGCGCTTGGGCGATTATGTCCGGTGAAAAATGGCACTGGGACTTATGGGGAAACTTAATTGAGAGCGTCAAAACAGGTAAAACAGCCGTCGAATATACCTTTGGCAAACCGAATATATTTGAGTATTTTGTCCAGAATCCGCAAGCAGGTAATAACTTCGATGAGGCAATGACTAATTTAGCCTCAATGAACAATAGCGCGATCGCCACAGGTTACGATTTTTCAGGCATCGCTAAATTAGTTGATATCGGCGGCGGTTATGGCAGTCATTTGTCAACAATTCTCAAAGCCTATCCCGCAACCAAAGGCGTTTTATTCGATCAACCCTCCGTGATTACAGGTGCGAAAGAGTTTATCGAAGTGAATGGACTAGCAGATCGTTGCGAATTAGTTGCTGGTGACTTTTTCCAATCTGTACCATCCGGCGGTGATGCTTACCTGCTTAAAACCGTAATCCACGACTGGGATGAACCTCAAGCGATCGCAATTCTCAAAAACTGTCGCCGCGCAATGGCGGAACACAGCAAGCTATTGCTAGTAGAAGCCGTCATTCCCCCAGGAAACACGCCTTATTTCGGTAAACTTCTTGACCTAGAAATGCTCACAACCTCTGGCGGGCGCGAACGTACAGAAGCAGAATATCGCACACTTTTTGACGCCGCAGGTT